From Canis aureus isolate CA01 chromosome 7, VMU_Caureus_v.1.0, whole genome shotgun sequence, a single genomic window includes:
- the C7H6orf89 gene encoding bombesin receptor-activated protein C6orf89 homolog isoform X1, with translation MCKPLLGVKLTLWNFPLWQSSFLPELDLLSFWRDFVLEDMDLAANELSIYDKLSETVDLVRQTGHQCGMSEKAIEKFIRQLLEKNEPQRGPPQYPLLIAIYKVLVTLGLILLTAYFVIQPFSPLPPEPVLAGAHTWRSLIHHIRLMSLPITKKYMPENKGVPLHGGDEDRLFPDFDPWWTNSCEQNESNPIPANCTGCAQKLPLKVMLLEDTPKKFERFHPLVIKTGQLLLSEELQHFLCWYPEVTEGFNEGFFTKWWRCFPERWFPFPYPWRRPLNRSHILRELFPVFTYLPFPKDASLKKCFLLQPEPIVGSKMHRMHDLFIIGSGEAMLQFIPPVQCRRHCQSVAMPLEPGDIDTWPLVMPSPS, from the exons AT GTGTAAGCCACTGTTGGGAGTCAAGCTCACTCTTTGGAACTTCCCTCTGTGGCAAAGTTCATTCCTGCCAGAGttggatcttctttctttctggag ggATTTTGTATTGGAAGACATGGATCTTGCTGCCAATGAGCTCAGCATTTATGACAAACTTTCAGAGACTGTTGATCTGGTGAGACAAACAGGCCATCAGTGTGGCATGTCAGAGAAGGCAATTGAAAAATTTATCCGACAGCTGCTGGAAAAGAATGAACCTCAGAGGGGGCCGCCCCAGTATCCTCTTCTGATAGCGATTTATAAG GTCCTTGTAACCCTGGGATTAATCTTGCTCACTGCCTACTTTGTGATTCAACCTTTCAGCCCATTACCACCTGAACCGGTGCTTGCTGGAGCTCACACCTGGCGCTCACTCATCCATCACATCCGGCTGATGTCCTTGCCCATTACCAAGAAGTATATGCCAGAAAATAAGGGAGTTCCTCTGCATGGGGGTGATGAAGACAGACTCTTTCCAG ACTTTGACCCTTGGTGGACAAACAGCTGTGAGCAGAATGAGTCCAACCCCATCCCTGCCAACTGCACTGGCTGTGCCCAGAAATTACCCCTCAAGGTAATGCTCCTGGAAGATACCCCGAAGAAATTTGAGAGATTCCATCCTCTGGTGATCAAg ACCGGACAGCTCTTGTTATCAGAGGAGCTTCAGCATTTCCTGTGCTGGTATCCTGAAGTAACAGAAGGCTTCAATGAAGGGTTTTTCACCAAGTGGTGGCGCTGCTTTCCCGAACGGTGGTTCCCATTTCCTTATCCATG GAGAAGACCTCTAAACAGATCACACATTTTACGCGAGCTTTTTCCTGTTTTCACCTACCTACCATTTCCAAAAGATGCCTCCTTAAAAAAGTGCTTCCTTCTTCAACCGGAACCTATTGTGGGTAGTAAG atgCATAGGATGCATGACCTGTTTATCATTGGCAGCGGTGAGGCCATGTTGCAGTTCATCCCTCCCGTCCAGTGCCGAAGACATTGCCAGTCTGTGGCGATGCCACTAGAGCCAGGGGATATTG ATACTTGGCCTTTAGTCATGCCATCACCAAGCTGA
- the C7H6orf89 gene encoding bombesin receptor-activated protein C6orf89 homolog isoform X3, translated as MDLAANELSIYDKLSETVDLVRQTGHQCGMSEKAIEKFIRQLLEKNEPQRGPPQYPLLIAIYKVLVTLGLILLTAYFVIQPFSPLPPEPVLAGAHTWRSLIHHIRLMSLPITKKYMPENKGVPLHGGDEDRLFPDFDPWWTNSCEQNESNPIPANCTGCAQKLPLKVMLLEDTPKKFERFHPLVIKTGQLLLSEELQHFLCWYPEVTEGFNEGFFTKWWRCFPERWFPFPYPWRRPLNRSHILRELFPVFTYLPFPKDASLKKCFLLQPEPIVGSKMHRMHDLFIIGSGEAMLQFIPPVQCRRHCQSVAMPLEPGDIGYAGARKAYVIARGVQPLVICDGTTLSEL; from the exons ATGGATCTTGCTGCCAATGAGCTCAGCATTTATGACAAACTTTCAGAGACTGTTGATCTGGTGAGACAAACAGGCCATCAGTGTGGCATGTCAGAGAAGGCAATTGAAAAATTTATCCGACAGCTGCTGGAAAAGAATGAACCTCAGAGGGGGCCGCCCCAGTATCCTCTTCTGATAGCGATTTATAAG GTCCTTGTAACCCTGGGATTAATCTTGCTCACTGCCTACTTTGTGATTCAACCTTTCAGCCCATTACCACCTGAACCGGTGCTTGCTGGAGCTCACACCTGGCGCTCACTCATCCATCACATCCGGCTGATGTCCTTGCCCATTACCAAGAAGTATATGCCAGAAAATAAGGGAGTTCCTCTGCATGGGGGTGATGAAGACAGACTCTTTCCAG ACTTTGACCCTTGGTGGACAAACAGCTGTGAGCAGAATGAGTCCAACCCCATCCCTGCCAACTGCACTGGCTGTGCCCAGAAATTACCCCTCAAGGTAATGCTCCTGGAAGATACCCCGAAGAAATTTGAGAGATTCCATCCTCTGGTGATCAAg ACCGGACAGCTCTTGTTATCAGAGGAGCTTCAGCATTTCCTGTGCTGGTATCCTGAAGTAACAGAAGGCTTCAATGAAGGGTTTTTCACCAAGTGGTGGCGCTGCTTTCCCGAACGGTGGTTCCCATTTCCTTATCCATG GAGAAGACCTCTAAACAGATCACACATTTTACGCGAGCTTTTTCCTGTTTTCACCTACCTACCATTTCCAAAAGATGCCTCCTTAAAAAAGTGCTTCCTTCTTCAACCGGAACCTATTGTGGGTAGTAAG atgCATAGGATGCATGACCTGTTTATCATTGGCAGCGGTGAGGCCATGTTGCAGTTCATCCCTCCCGTCCAGTGCCGAAGACATTGCCAGTCTGTGGCGATGCCACTAGAGCCAGGGGATATTG GCTATGCCGGTGCCAGGAAGGCCTACGTTATAGCCAGAGGGGTCCAGCCTTTGGTCATCTGTGATGGAACCACCCTCTCAGAACTATAG
- the C7H6orf89 gene encoding bombesin receptor-activated protein C6orf89 homolog isoform X4, producing the protein MCKPLLGVKLTLWNFPLWQSSFLPELDLLSFWRDFVLEDMDLAANELSIYDKLSETVDLVRQTGHQCGMSEKAIEKFIRQLLEKNEPQRGPPQYPLLIAIYKVLVTLGLILLTAYFVIQPFSPLPPEPVLAGAHTWRSLIHHIRLMSLPITKKYMPENKGVPLHGGDEDRLFPDFDPWWTNSCEQNESNPIPANCTGCAQKLPLKVMLLEDTPKKFERFHPLVIKTGQLLLSEELQHFLCWYPEVTEGFNEGFFTKWWRCFPERWFPFPYPWRRPLNRSHILRELFPVFTYLPFPKDASLKKCFLLQPEPIVGSKMHRMHDLFIIGSGEAMLQFIPPVQCRRHCQSVAMPLEPGDIGYAGARKAYVIARGVQPLVICDGTTLSEL; encoded by the exons AT GTGTAAGCCACTGTTGGGAGTCAAGCTCACTCTTTGGAACTTCCCTCTGTGGCAAAGTTCATTCCTGCCAGAGttggatcttctttctttctggag ggATTTTGTATTGGAAGACATGGATCTTGCTGCCAATGAGCTCAGCATTTATGACAAACTTTCAGAGACTGTTGATCTGGTGAGACAAACAGGCCATCAGTGTGGCATGTCAGAGAAGGCAATTGAAAAATTTATCCGACAGCTGCTGGAAAAGAATGAACCTCAGAGGGGGCCGCCCCAGTATCCTCTTCTGATAGCGATTTATAAG GTCCTTGTAACCCTGGGATTAATCTTGCTCACTGCCTACTTTGTGATTCAACCTTTCAGCCCATTACCACCTGAACCGGTGCTTGCTGGAGCTCACACCTGGCGCTCACTCATCCATCACATCCGGCTGATGTCCTTGCCCATTACCAAGAAGTATATGCCAGAAAATAAGGGAGTTCCTCTGCATGGGGGTGATGAAGACAGACTCTTTCCAG ACTTTGACCCTTGGTGGACAAACAGCTGTGAGCAGAATGAGTCCAACCCCATCCCTGCCAACTGCACTGGCTGTGCCCAGAAATTACCCCTCAAGGTAATGCTCCTGGAAGATACCCCGAAGAAATTTGAGAGATTCCATCCTCTGGTGATCAAg ACCGGACAGCTCTTGTTATCAGAGGAGCTTCAGCATTTCCTGTGCTGGTATCCTGAAGTAACAGAAGGCTTCAATGAAGGGTTTTTCACCAAGTGGTGGCGCTGCTTTCCCGAACGGTGGTTCCCATTTCCTTATCCATG GAGAAGACCTCTAAACAGATCACACATTTTACGCGAGCTTTTTCCTGTTTTCACCTACCTACCATTTCCAAAAGATGCCTCCTTAAAAAAGTGCTTCCTTCTTCAACCGGAACCTATTGTGGGTAGTAAG atgCATAGGATGCATGACCTGTTTATCATTGGCAGCGGTGAGGCCATGTTGCAGTTCATCCCTCCCGTCCAGTGCCGAAGACATTGCCAGTCTGTGGCGATGCCACTAGAGCCAGGGGATATTG GCTATGCCGGTGCCAGGAAGGCCTACGTTATAGCCAGAGGGGTCCAGCCTTTGGTCATCTGTGATGGAACCACCCTCTCAGAACTATAG
- the C7H6orf89 gene encoding bombesin receptor-activated protein C6orf89 homolog isoform X2, with the protein MDFVLEDMDLAANELSIYDKLSETVDLVRQTGHQCGMSEKAIEKFIRQLLEKNEPQRGPPQYPLLIAIYKVLVTLGLILLTAYFVIQPFSPLPPEPVLAGAHTWRSLIHHIRLMSLPITKKYMPENKGVPLHGGDEDRLFPDFDPWWTNSCEQNESNPIPANCTGCAQKLPLKVMLLEDTPKKFERFHPLVIKTGQLLLSEELQHFLCWYPEVTEGFNEGFFTKWWRCFPERWFPFPYPWRRPLNRSHILRELFPVFTYLPFPKDASLKKCFLLQPEPIVGSKMHRMHDLFIIGSGEAMLQFIPPVQCRRHCQSVAMPLEPGDIGYAGARKAYVIARGVQPLVICDGTTLSEL; encoded by the exons AT ggATTTTGTATTGGAAGACATGGATCTTGCTGCCAATGAGCTCAGCATTTATGACAAACTTTCAGAGACTGTTGATCTGGTGAGACAAACAGGCCATCAGTGTGGCATGTCAGAGAAGGCAATTGAAAAATTTATCCGACAGCTGCTGGAAAAGAATGAACCTCAGAGGGGGCCGCCCCAGTATCCTCTTCTGATAGCGATTTATAAG GTCCTTGTAACCCTGGGATTAATCTTGCTCACTGCCTACTTTGTGATTCAACCTTTCAGCCCATTACCACCTGAACCGGTGCTTGCTGGAGCTCACACCTGGCGCTCACTCATCCATCACATCCGGCTGATGTCCTTGCCCATTACCAAGAAGTATATGCCAGAAAATAAGGGAGTTCCTCTGCATGGGGGTGATGAAGACAGACTCTTTCCAG ACTTTGACCCTTGGTGGACAAACAGCTGTGAGCAGAATGAGTCCAACCCCATCCCTGCCAACTGCACTGGCTGTGCCCAGAAATTACCCCTCAAGGTAATGCTCCTGGAAGATACCCCGAAGAAATTTGAGAGATTCCATCCTCTGGTGATCAAg ACCGGACAGCTCTTGTTATCAGAGGAGCTTCAGCATTTCCTGTGCTGGTATCCTGAAGTAACAGAAGGCTTCAATGAAGGGTTTTTCACCAAGTGGTGGCGCTGCTTTCCCGAACGGTGGTTCCCATTTCCTTATCCATG GAGAAGACCTCTAAACAGATCACACATTTTACGCGAGCTTTTTCCTGTTTTCACCTACCTACCATTTCCAAAAGATGCCTCCTTAAAAAAGTGCTTCCTTCTTCAACCGGAACCTATTGTGGGTAGTAAG atgCATAGGATGCATGACCTGTTTATCATTGGCAGCGGTGAGGCCATGTTGCAGTTCATCCCTCCCGTCCAGTGCCGAAGACATTGCCAGTCTGTGGCGATGCCACTAGAGCCAGGGGATATTG GCTATGCCGGTGCCAGGAAGGCCTACGTTATAGCCAGAGGGGTCCAGCCTTTGGTCATCTGTGATGGAACCACCCTCTCAGAACTATAG
- the C7H6orf89 gene encoding bombesin receptor-activated protein C6orf89 homolog isoform X5, with protein sequence MSLPITKKYMPENKGVPLHGGDEDRLFPDFDPWWTNSCEQNESNPIPANCTGCAQKLPLKVMLLEDTPKKFERFHPLVIKTGQLLLSEELQHFLCWYPEVTEGFNEGFFTKWWRCFPERWFPFPYPWRRPLNRSHILRELFPVFTYLPFPKDASLKKCFLLQPEPIVGSKMHRMHDLFIIGSGEAMLQFIPPVQCRRHCQSVAMPLEPGDIGYAGARKAYVIARGVQPLVICDGTTLSEL encoded by the exons ATGTCCTTGCCCATTACCAAGAAGTATATGCCAGAAAATAAGGGAGTTCCTCTGCATGGGGGTGATGAAGACAGACTCTTTCCAG ACTTTGACCCTTGGTGGACAAACAGCTGTGAGCAGAATGAGTCCAACCCCATCCCTGCCAACTGCACTGGCTGTGCCCAGAAATTACCCCTCAAGGTAATGCTCCTGGAAGATACCCCGAAGAAATTTGAGAGATTCCATCCTCTGGTGATCAAg ACCGGACAGCTCTTGTTATCAGAGGAGCTTCAGCATTTCCTGTGCTGGTATCCTGAAGTAACAGAAGGCTTCAATGAAGGGTTTTTCACCAAGTGGTGGCGCTGCTTTCCCGAACGGTGGTTCCCATTTCCTTATCCATG GAGAAGACCTCTAAACAGATCACACATTTTACGCGAGCTTTTTCCTGTTTTCACCTACCTACCATTTCCAAAAGATGCCTCCTTAAAAAAGTGCTTCCTTCTTCAACCGGAACCTATTGTGGGTAGTAAG atgCATAGGATGCATGACCTGTTTATCATTGGCAGCGGTGAGGCCATGTTGCAGTTCATCCCTCCCGTCCAGTGCCGAAGACATTGCCAGTCTGTGGCGATGCCACTAGAGCCAGGGGATATTG GCTATGCCGGTGCCAGGAAGGCCTACGTTATAGCCAGAGGGGTCCAGCCTTTGGTCATCTGTGATGGAACCACCCTCTCAGAACTATAG